In Halocalculus aciditolerans, the following are encoded in one genomic region:
- a CDS encoding cation diffusion facilitator family transporter, whose translation MTDDSHGDADGHDHDHGHGHGHDRGDATGSQRALKLALVINTVFFVVEVVGALYANSLTLLADAAHMLTDSASLLLALLAAWIATLAADEKRTYGYQRAEILAALANGVFLVVIVAYIAYEAVVRFQNPQPVKAVPTIVVGVVGLAANLAGAYVLHGGRENLNIRGAYLHLLADAAGSVAAVALGVALYFTDLRVLDPLFSLVIAALVLYSAKDLLAESVNILLQGTPPGVDVDVVTDSLRGIDGVTGVHDVHVWALTSRSVACSAHVVVTDDADRDAVLDRCRRVLGDDHGIGHATIQIETHQGDCETADFDCYPGDTRT comes from the coding sequence ATGACCGACGACAGCCACGGCGACGCCGACGGCCACGACCACGATCATGGTCACGGCCACGGCCACGACCGCGGCGACGCGACCGGCAGCCAGCGCGCGCTGAAGCTCGCGCTCGTCATCAACACCGTGTTCTTCGTCGTCGAAGTCGTCGGCGCGCTCTACGCGAACTCGCTCACGCTCCTCGCGGACGCCGCGCACATGCTCACGGACTCCGCGAGCCTCCTCCTCGCCCTCCTCGCCGCGTGGATCGCGACGCTCGCCGCCGACGAGAAACGCACCTACGGCTACCAGCGCGCCGAAATCCTCGCCGCGCTCGCCAACGGCGTCTTCCTCGTCGTCATCGTCGCCTACATCGCCTACGAGGCTGTCGTCCGCTTCCAGAACCCCCAGCCCGTCAAGGCCGTCCCGACCATCGTCGTCGGCGTCGTCGGCCTCGCCGCGAACCTCGCCGGCGCGTACGTCCTCCACGGCGGCCGCGAGAACCTCAACATCCGGGGCGCGTACCTCCACCTCCTCGCTGACGCCGCCGGGAGCGTCGCCGCCGTCGCCCTCGGGGTCGCCCTCTACTTCACGGACCTCCGCGTCCTCGACCCGCTCTTCAGCCTCGTCATCGCCGCGCTCGTCCTCTACTCCGCCAAAGACCTCCTCGCCGAGAGCGTCAACATCCTCCTCCAGGGCACGCCGCCCGGCGTCGACGTCGACGTCGTCACCGACTCCCTCCGCGGCATCGACGGCGTCACCGGCGTCCACGACGTCCACGTCTGGGCGCTCACCAGCCGCAGCGTCGCCTGCAGCGCCCACGTCGTCGTCACCGACGACGCCGACCGCGACGCCGTCCTCGACCGCTGCCGCCGCGTCCTCGGCGACGACCACGGCATCGGCCACGCCACCATCCAAATCGAGACCCACCAGGGTGACTGCGAGACCGCCGACTTCGACTGCTACCCCGGCGACACCCGTACCTGA
- a CDS encoding class I SAM-dependent methyltransferase, producing the protein MDHRALLLLRAARETGVIEACVTNAETVEEVAEEADVTERAARISVDALVDLGFLERMGSGFEPTNKMLGFITKTDVRSIGRLPHELDCLDRWLDLPETMRTGEPPEKPANWTRNALGAMAAVDESTVRAFVTAAIHEKPDAETVVDVGGGPGLFAREFARRGYDVTVVDTPDVIEADEPLLEHEPVSLRGADVTEELPGQYDLVFCSRLAHTLSPEENRAFMRNALDALEPGGTLVHIDQLRDRADGAAMLAAHMLAQTDGGETYTEAEFGEWFGDAGFHHPRVEDVPGTDYQLVAGDKRDSSEGA; encoded by the coding sequence ATGGATCACCGAGCGCTGTTGTTGCTCCGCGCCGCCCGGGAGACGGGCGTTATCGAGGCCTGCGTCACGAACGCCGAGACCGTCGAGGAAGTCGCCGAGGAGGCGGACGTGACGGAGCGCGCCGCCCGCATCAGCGTCGACGCGCTCGTCGACCTCGGCTTCCTCGAACGCATGGGTTCGGGCTTCGAGCCGACGAACAAGATGCTCGGATTCATCACGAAGACGGACGTGCGCTCCATCGGCCGCCTGCCGCACGAGCTCGACTGCCTCGACCGCTGGCTCGACCTCCCGGAGACGATGCGGACGGGGGAGCCACCGGAGAAGCCCGCGAACTGGACGCGGAACGCGCTCGGCGCGATGGCCGCCGTCGACGAATCCACCGTGCGCGCGTTCGTCACCGCCGCCATCCACGAGAAGCCGGACGCGGAGACGGTCGTCGACGTCGGCGGCGGCCCCGGGCTGTTCGCCCGCGAGTTCGCGCGCCGCGGCTACGACGTCACCGTCGTCGACACCCCCGACGTCATCGAGGCGGACGAACCGCTCCTCGAACACGAACCCGTCTCGCTCCGCGGAGCCGACGTCACCGAGGAGCTCCCCGGCCAGTACGACCTCGTGTTCTGCTCGCGGCTCGCACACACCCTGAGTCCCGAGGAGAACCGGGCCTTCATGCGGAACGCCCTCGACGCGCTCGAGCCCGGCGGGACGCTCGTCCACATCGACCAGCTCCGAGACCGCGCGGACGGCGCGGCGATGCTCGCCGCCCACATGCTCGCGCAGACCGACGGCGGCGAGACGTACACCGAAGCCGAGTTCGGCGAGTGGTTCGGCGACGCCGGCTTCCACCACCCGCGCGTCGAGGACGTTCCCGGGACGGACTACCAGCTCGTCGCGGGAGACAAACGTGATTCGAGCGAGGGAGCGTAG
- a CDS encoding aminopeptidase, giving the protein MDDRVREHAEVLVEWSARIERGDDVVVSVAEGAHDLGVAVAEALGERGANVVTLYGSDEVSRAYLNAHDGDFDESPEYERALFENADSVLRLGGGRNTAADADVPSERRQAYSKAREDVREARMATDWVSTVHPTRSLAQQAGMSYEEYEDFVYDAVLRDWSELAERMAKVKDRLDETDEVRLVKEDTDLTMRVDGRVSVNSCASVAYDSHNLPSGEVFTAPYATEGEVFFDVPMTINGRRVRDVRLTFEGGEVVDWSAAQGEAAITETVETDDGAKRLGELGIGMNRGIDRFTDSILFDEKMGDTVHLALGRAYTSNFPEGSEGEANDSAVHVDMITDMSEDSRMLFDGDVVQEDGKFWFEE; this is encoded by the coding sequence ATGGACGACCGTGTTCGCGAGCACGCGGAGGTACTGGTGGAGTGGAGCGCGCGGATCGAGCGGGGCGACGACGTCGTCGTGTCGGTGGCGGAGGGCGCACACGACCTCGGCGTGGCGGTGGCGGAAGCTCTGGGGGAGCGCGGCGCGAACGTGGTGACGCTCTACGGGAGCGACGAAGTCTCGCGCGCGTACCTGAACGCGCACGACGGCGACTTCGACGAGTCCCCGGAGTACGAGCGCGCGCTCTTCGAGAACGCGGACAGCGTGCTCCGCCTCGGCGGCGGGCGGAACACGGCGGCGGACGCGGACGTGCCGAGCGAGCGCCGGCAGGCGTACTCGAAGGCCCGCGAGGACGTCCGGGAGGCGCGCATGGCGACGGATTGGGTTTCTACCGTACATCCGACGCGCTCGCTCGCCCAGCAGGCCGGGATGAGCTACGAGGAGTACGAGGATTTCGTCTACGACGCCGTGCTGCGGGACTGGAGCGAACTCGCGGAGCGGATGGCGAAAGTCAAAGACCGCCTCGACGAGACGGACGAAGTCCGGCTCGTGAAGGAGGACACGGACCTGACGATGCGGGTCGACGGCCGCGTGAGCGTGAACTCCTGTGCGTCCGTCGCGTACGACTCGCACAACCTCCCGTCCGGCGAGGTCTTCACTGCGCCCTACGCGACCGAGGGCGAGGTCTTCTTCGACGTCCCGATGACCATCAACGGCCGGCGCGTCCGCGACGTCCGCCTCACCTTCGAGGGAGGAGAGGTCGTCGACTGGTCGGCGGCACAGGGCGAGGCCGCCATCACCGAGACCGTCGAGACCGACGACGGCGCGAAGAGATTAGGAGAGCTCGGCATCGGGATGAACCGCGGCATCGACCGCTTTACTGATAGCATCCTCTTCGACGAGAAGATGGGCGACACCGTCCACCTCGCGCTCGGCCGTGCGTACACCTCCAACTTCCCGGAGGGGAGCGAGGGCGAGGCGAACGACTCCGCCGTCCACGTCGACATGATCACCGACATGAGCGAGGACTCCCGGATGCTCTTCGACGGCGACGTCGTCCAAGAGGACGGGAAGTTCTGGTTCGAAGAATAG